The genomic DNA aacattgatttatcctggaATAGATTTCATTCagttggtaacatacatttttgtctccTTTTTTTAATtaagttaaaaacaaattcttattttcaatgacggcctaggaacagtgttgccctgccctgcctgttcaggagcagaacgacagatttgtaccttgtcagctcggggatttgaacttgaaaccttccagttactagtccaaggctctaaacactaggctatcctgccgcaTTCTTCTAATGcttcttaaggggaaagtaatccaaaagtaactgaatgtaattaGATTAAATTCCTGattttgggtaatccaaaagtgaCATTACTGTTTACAATTTTGGACATgtaactgtaatggattacatttagaaagtaacctacccaacccggATTATTTcttatatctttaaaaaaaaataaacacaataGGTTTGTATGTTTTAATTTAATATTTTAGACCATAACCTATATGCATGTCTAAAAACAGATCCCTAGACATGCCATAAAAACCTTCTTCACCAGTAATCTATTTTTAATGATTCCGCTCTCTCTGTCCTGCAGGTGTTTTACATGGCTGGGTCAGACCCAGTAGAGTGGTACTATGTGGGGGTGGACGTGGGGACAGCCAGTGTGAGGGCTGCTCTAGTCACCAGGGAGGGCCAAGTAAAGACCACTGCAGAGGAGATGGTCACCATCTGGAAACCTCACTCAGACCATTATGTCCAGTCATCCACTGACATTTGGGCTAAGTGCTGTAGCACAGTCCGGGTAGGTGTTAGAGACTGTGTTCAGGTGTGACTAAAGTGCTCTGCAAAGTGATGTACTCTCTTGGAATTTCTTTAATTATTGGCGTAGATTAGTTTGATGTCTAACTCCAAGACCTTTTTGAATACTTTTTGATGTTTTGCAACGTTTTCGCACATTTAGCAGCAATACAAAACATAAACATCAACATGTAACCAACACCATATTCTTATGACAGAAAGTGACCCAGGGAGTGCAGAGGAATCAGGTCAGAGGGGTGGGTTTTGATGCCACCTGTTCCCTAGTGGTCCTGGACCAGAACTTTAAGCCTGTAGCTGTCAACCAGGATGGTGAGTGAGGGAATGATTCAAAATAGATTTATTACAGTTTTATTGAGTCCAACATTTCAACTACGTATTTGTCAAaatgtctcctcccctccctgttgCCCTGTGTGTAGGTGAGGCTGAGAGGAACGTGGTGATGTGGATGGACCATCGCGCTGCAGAGCAGGCTGCACGCATCACCAGCACTGGCCACAGGGTCCTGAGCAGAGTGGGAGGGGTAATGTCACCAGAGATGCAGCCCCCCAAGCTGCTCTGGCTGAAAGAGGTTAGAGGTCACCCACTATAAGTCAACAGACAGTTTTATTGTTGGACACCGCTGATTGGCTAGTGCTGAGGTTTATTGCCCTGGTTTTATGTAATTTTCCCCTTACCCATAATTCTTTTGTCAGAACCTGAGAGCGACATGCTGGAGGGACGCTGCCCACTTTCTGGACCTCCCTGACTTCCTGTCCTGGAAAGCCACAGCTTCTCTGGCCAGGTGAGCTTTAGAACAGAAGGAGAGGgggtttgtgcgtgtgtgtgtgcgtgtttgtgtatcTTGACCAGTCCCAGTGTGTGTATCTTGACCAGTCCCAGTGTGTGTATCAGACAGATTCTCCCTTATCCTTCAGGTCCTTATGTACTGTGGTCTGTAAGTGGACCTATTGCCCCACAGAAAAATGGGACACTAGCTTCTGGACAGCCATTGGTTTGGAGGACTTACTGGAAAACAACAATTTCAAAATAGGTGAGCAGAGGGAACCGGTTTTCAACATCAAGGGAGTTTTCCTGGATAAATTAAAGATAAATAAGAAATATCAAACTCAGCACGAGTTGGTTTTGATTTCTCAATGGGAGTACCTACCTGTGGTTGCTCTCTGCAGCCAATGTGTGTTTCTCCAAACCCACCTAGGCAGTGTGACCTGCTGTCCAGGGAGCCCAGTGGGAGAAGGCCTTACCCAAGAAGCTGCAGCCGAACTGGGGCTGGACACGGGCACTGCAGTGGGAGCCTCCCTCATCGATGCCCACGCTGGAGGCCTAGGTAGACACTCATTCCAAGGGCctcctgttttttttgtttttagtcACAAAATTGTTTTTGCGAATACCACTGGTGCTTCATATTGCCGCTAACAATTTATAGATGAGAATATAATAAAAATATAGATGAGCAGCTCAGTTTGTTTGAGTTTATTATCATCACCTGGATGAGTCACCTAACCAGACCTCGGTCATCTGGTTTCGTTTAGGCAGTTAAACTGCTCATGAACTTCGACTTTTGACTCCTGCTGGGACCTCTGCTGATTACAATTGCATGGGGTCAAACGTGAAAGTCTAAAGCACTCCGTGCTGTTCTAAACCTTTGTACATGTCAGACATGTACATGCACTCTGCTCCTTCACCTCTGTGTGCCTCctcttccccacctcctcccacatTTAAAACTAGAACCAGCTTGGCAAACATTATCCCAGCAGTAAATGTCAACACTATATTCCACCGTGGAGGTTACAGACCCACTTCAAAGAGTGAAGATACTGATTTAACAATCCTCCATTTTGTGGCCCAGTCTCCCCATTGGCTATTATAAAACCCATGTTTTGGAATCATAAAGGATGTTTTATTCTGCTTGTCAAACAAATGTGTTCTTAGTGATAAAAAGAGAATAAGTAGAAGCCTTGTGCACAGCTTCCAACGGGTAGGTTATGGCAGGAACAACTTAGAATCATTTTTTATTTAGTTTTTATATATGTGTTTTGGGAATTCTCAGTGAACTTTGCAAAAGGTCAAAATGTAGTGGAAATGTCAAGTAGGCAGGGGAATGAGAAATATAAAGAAATCCACAACATACTGTACTTGAtagaaatgtaaatgtacaaatgTTCTTGGTACATGACCTACCCACATTTTTAACCATGTAAATAATGAGAATATGGTGTGTTTTGTGGATTCAGGTGTTATTGGTGCAGACGTGAGGGGGTTCTCCCTGCCCTGTGAGGACCAGCCAATCACGTCGCGCATGGCCATGATCTGTGGAACATCTTCCTGTCACATGGCGGTGAGTTGGTTAGACTTAAACAGCTCCTGTtgtcatataatataatatgtgcCACTTAGCAAATTTGATCTAAAGTGACTTATAGAACATTGACAGTGACAGACATATTCAATATGTGGGGCCCATGCAGGAATCCAACCCACAACCCAGGTTGCATCTTAGCCAAGTATGTTTATCTAGCATGGCGAATAGTATTGCAATGCCATTGGTCAGCAGTCCTTCCTGGTGACCAATCATGAGGGGTAGACCCTGACCTGCTGCAACCTCTTGAATCCTTCAGCTGGAGTCTAGTGTCATGAGTTTTAACATCTAGCTCTACTAGGGGGAGGTGAGGGGGCCTGATGCTATGTTGAAGCctctatgtgttattctgtcCCCATGTGTTCAGATCAGCCAGGGGCCCCTGTTTGTACCGGGTGTGTGGGGACCATACATGTCCGGCATGGTGCCTGAGTTGTGGCTCAACGAGGGAGGACAGAGTGCTACTGGAAGACTGGTTAGTTCAGCTCTGCTCCCCTGGGTCCtactctactagaccaggcctaTTCAACTACTGGTCTATGGCCCTGCAGAAATACTGCTTTTTCTTCTCTACCCAGTAGTTAATTGATCAATTTATGTCACCTATTGGGCCAAGAACCCATACACCTGGTGTCTCAGTCTGTAATCGTGACTTTGTCTATGTGTGAACTGTGACCTGAAGTAATCTGCTACATATGCATTATACACTGAGAACTGTCTGACACAGTACGCCTCGATGACTAGCGTtgctcaaaccacatccacaaaACCATAAtgtctcttttttttcttctccgaCCTCAGATTGACCATGTGGTGAAAGGTCATGTAGCCTACCCCCAGCTACAGGAGCAGGCGGTGAAAGGGTCAGCTATTTACAGCAATGTATGTTgttgaaacaacaacatacatttcACATGGAATAGTACAGAATACACACTTAACATGAACCGCATACTCTGTCCAGATATGTAGGCCCAGAATGCTTAGAATCCATATGAATCCACTAACCTACTAAGAGCACGGTGTAACTGTCTGTTATCACCTGTCCTGGCATGTCAATTGACAAAGGTCTTGGGCAATGGGAAAAACAGTTTTTCTCGCTCgtaaacattttttacatttttgtgcCATCTTCTGTTGCGAGAAAATGATTGATTTACTATTGCTCGAAGACATTACATTGTTCCAATAGCAGCTGAGAAGTCAATTACTTGatacactttacaaaataaattcCCAATGAGAAACCACCTTTCTACACAAAGAATTGTCAATCAGCAACATAATACGAAGTAGGTTTCAAAAAGTGTAACATATCACCTATATTTCCCTGCAGTGGGGAGCATATCTACAGTTACCTAAACAGACACCTGTCCTCCATGGCTAAAGACCTGGGGGCTCCCCTGGAGCTGCTGGCCTCCAGCCTCCACGTCTGGCCAGACTTTCATGGCAACCGCTCCCCCCTGGCAGACCCCACTCTGAGGGGCGCGGTGAGGAGATACCACCTCTGGTTCAGGGCTCTTATAGACTgctcccagatctgtttatgctATCTTGCCTAGTCTTTATCATCATCGGGCAAGGACAATGACAATAGAAGTtggcaacacacacatacacacttttcACACATCATATGCTGTCACTACTCTAGTCTTTATTTagactattattattatctactctgatgcctagtcaccctgccttttatgtacatatttacctcaaatacctggaaCCCCTACACATTGTTCTGGTACTGGTAATACCTGGAACCACTACACATTGTTCTGGTACTGGTAATACCTGGAatccctacacattgatctggtactggtaatacctgtatatagaTAGCTTCATTCttgtgaaaacatttttttttcaactCTGCGTCGTTGGGAAGGGCTTGTAAGCAAGTATTTCACGGTAAAGACTACACCCTTTGAcaaatactttttattttttattagtaTTTGATTTGAAGACAGCAcaaaccgatctgggaccaggctaggtctCTGACCCCCTGGGCTCAGAAATCATTCAGAAACAAATGTCATGACACTATATAAAAGCCAATGAAGGGTTTTATGCCAAAGTGTCAAAATGCCAGACCTGTATGACTTTGCTTATAAATGATTTGTGAAGCATCTATTTAGTTCTTAGGAATCCTTCATGAATGCCCAACAAAGCTTTTCTAAGGGGTACTGAAGgtgctctgtgtgtgtacaggtggtTGGGCTGCCATTGTCCCAGACCCTGGATGACCTGGCCCTGCTTTACCTTGCTACTGTACAGGCACTGGCTGTGAGTGTCACTACTAATAATCCATAGCGCTTTTCTGAAACCCAAAAAAGCTTGAATACTACATTTTAATATAAACATGTCACACATTACTTGAAATATGTACCTAGATTATCCTATCCTAAATGATTGTGTGTGGTTATGATAGCCAGAGGAGTATGTCCTCCCTGTAAattgtaaaaagggctttataaactAATTAGATTGATTGGTTATATATCGTAACAAtcccctcctgcctctctcctttcaGCTGGGCACCCAGCATATCCTAGAGGCCATGACACAGGCAGGACATGACATCACAACCCTCTTCCTGTGTGGGGGGTTGAGTAAGAATCCTCTCTATGTGCAGATACACGCCAATGCcacaggtgggtgatggagggtgaTCTAGTTTGTGTCCAGCAGCTGTAAAACATGTGAAACGGGAAGTACTACCTAACCTGAACTCGAGAAACACCCCCACTGAAAACTAACCTAGATTATTTCAGTTGAGGTTCTGAATTATTATTTAGAAATGTATATTTCTCATTATGAAGAGAGTGAGTAAACACTCCTATTAATTCCCTATTTGTAAAATAACTTGAGTGCTTATGAAGGGATGTAACAATACTGCGTGTTGTCTCCTCAGGGTTGCCCTTGGTGCTTCCTGCCCAGACAGAGGCTGTGTTGGTGGGAGCAGCAGTCCTAGGTGCCTGTGCTTCCCATGATTATAGCTCCATACTGGTGAgtgcagaacacacacatacacaataaaCACAGCAGTAGAATATTTAGTTGGACATCATAGCAGCTCATTCCTGACTCCATACTACCATCTACTGGAGAGGAACTAAggtaaaggagaaatgcacaGATTCCCTTGCCGTGTCTCAAGGAGGAGACTTGTGCAAAGTCTGGTGAGATGACATGGAGGTGGCTAGATAGCTATCTAAAGAGAGGGCTCTGGGGGTGTCACTCTGTGGCATTCAGCAGCATACCACTGAACACTGGGTAGTGGCCCACCCCATAAGCCAGACGTGCTAAAAATATGAATGTGTGTTATTGTTTGCACAGGGTCGCACCAGTCCCCTCATTTGGAGTCATAACTGCTCATGCAGTTGGTGCTGTCTGAGGATTTGAGCTAGGGATGACAGACTAGGGATGACAGGGCAGTGTGAACTATAGAGATTATACAGAAGGATAACTATAAGGCCAGGAAGGAGAATTGTACTGCCTACGTACTGTATGTCACAAACTTCATAGACAGTTGAGCCTTCCCTTTTCAAAGCAGGTGATGGGCTGTTCTCGACCTCACCTCTCCAGATCAAAACTCAATGTGTATGATTTATGGATCACTGCTTGGTTTATGAATGCATGTTTTAGGAGGCGATGGAGAAAATGGCCAAAGTGGGAAAAGTTGTTCAGCCTGACCACGAGCTCTGGAGGTGAGACGAGAGACTGGCCTGCATCAGTGTTGGGTTTCATTGGTCAAACATCTGTGGGTTGTGCTGGAGGCATGTGCTGGGTACAATGATGAATTAACATTAATGTTGGAAACATCACTACTGATATATGAAAGTATATTTGTCATCAATTTTGCTCTAATGATGTCATTCTAATAATGTTTTTCTATTGTTCTAGTATCTGACTAGaggaactgttctctctctcttagcttTTACAGGAAGAAGTACTCTGTGTTCCTGCGCCTCCATGTCCACCAGAGGGAGTACATGGCCCTTATGAATGACTGACTGAGAACCAAGAGGTGCCACTGTCCAACCTGTTGAAATAGCAGACAGCGAGGTTGGATTAGACTGAATGTAATATCAAGTAGAGACTGTGGATACGACTATGATATCAAACACCCCAAATGAGTTGATTCCAAAAATCAGCTGGAACCAGATACCCAATACACCTATTAGGTGAAAAGAGTCTGAACTCGAACGTGATTTATAAAATGCTAAATGATGGTGACACTATATCCATCTCCAGTTGACGCATGCGGGAAGATGTAGGAAATGAATGCAATTTCCCATTATTTAAGATGTGAAGTCCTGGCCTGAAAATCTAATATGGCCTACAGTACTATCCACAGGACACTGATAAGAGTTAAAAATGCACTGACAGAAAGTCAACCTGTGAAAAGCAATAAAACAGTCATCTTGAAATATTATGCAAGTTTATAAGAATTTGAAATTGTGCCCATTGTCACTTTTTCACACCAAGGTCTATTTGCTATCATGAATccctctctcatgtcctctctttgatctctctatcacacacattatttctctgatctcctcttatcacatctctaacctctgatctcatctctaacctctctgtctcctgctgtcCAAGCAGGCCGTAGAGGAATGTGTGTTCCTATTCCCTGTGCTGTACAGGATCAAAGACCAGTGTCCTCTGATGTTCTCCTGGTGACACAGAGGAATGCTCAAATCGCACACAGCTGAGTTATCAGGACTGGTTCATGTCCAGACCCAATGGCAGATCATCCTACACCAACCAGACCTGTATTTGATTTCTGTCCCGCTATGTtacatatagtggggcaaaaaggtatttagtcagccactaattgtgcaagttctcccacttaaaaagataagagaggcctgtaattttcatcttaggtacacttcaactatgacagacaaaatgagagaaaaaaatccagaaaatcacattgtaggatttttaatgaatttatttgcaaattatggtgtcgGGTTACGGTTGCTTTATTGACTGCAATAAGTAACATTGAAGTGAAACAAAAGGCTGTGTTGCTGTTGAAGGCGTTTTATTAATCGTCTCACTATGAGAAGTAAGGCAGCACACCTGTCCAAAGTATTTAATACATCTTAAACCTGACAACTGCACATTCAACTCAATAAATTGAGTTGTCTGCTATGTGTCTTTGAACATGCGAGTACTACAACAAATGCAACACGTCCTGACACCATATTATCAGCAAAATGCTACCAGTCAATCTGATATGACCAGCATTTCATCATCCTAAAGAGAATGGCAATCCCTTTCATTGTCCTCATCATCTCCCTCTGTGGTTGTGTGGGAGGCTGTGTGACTATAGGTGTGATCCTCTGCTGCCCCTCATGGCTGAGGCGTGTAGCGCAGGTACTTCCTTTCTGAGGGTAGCTCTTTGGTGTAGACCCCTGCAGGGAACATGGCTGCTGCCTCCTCCTCGGGGATATTTGGAGGAACCATCACACGCTCGCCaggctggacagagagagggaatgagaaggggAGTTAGCAGAGAAAATAGAAATGGGCATAAGTGGCATGCCGACTGACAATGGATTCTAAGTGTTTGGAGATGTGATGAATGATGATGTTAACTGACTGTCTATTGGGTCACTCAAGCTTCCATTTATATTTGATTGATAATACTTCCTGAAGGATGCTGCAAATTCCACTGTCAGGCTATAGAGCTTGATATGGATTGGCTGACTGACCTGCCAATCAGCAGGGGTGGCCACCCGGTTCTTTGCTGTGAGCTGCAGGGAGTCGACCACTCTCAGGATCTCATCAAAGTTACGCCCCGTTGTGGCAGGGTAGAGCAGGGACAGCTTCAGCTTCTTGTCTTGGCCAATCACAAAAACCTGAGACATAAAAACATGTCACACTTTGGTGGGATGGCATTAGGCAGGTAGGGGCTGAGCATTGGTGGAAAAAatacccaactgtcatacttgagtaaaagtataaataccttaatagaaagttactcaagtagaagtcacccagtaaaatactacttgagtaaaagtgtaaaagtatttggttctaaatatactt from Oncorhynchus keta strain PuntledgeMale-10-30-2019 chromosome 23, Oket_V2, whole genome shotgun sequence includes the following:
- the fggy gene encoding FGGY carbohydrate kinase domain-containing protein isoform X2, yielding MAGSDPVEWYYVGVDVGTASVRAALVTREGQVKTTAEEMVTIWKPHSDHYVQSSTDIWAKCCSTVRKVTQGVQRNQVRGVGFDATCSLVVLDQNFKPVAVNQDGEAERNVVMWMDHRAAEQAARITSTGHRVLSRVGGVMSPEMQPPKLLWLKENLRATCWRDAAHFLDLPDFLSWKATASLARSLCTVVCKWTYCPTEKWDTSFWTAIGLEDLLENNNFKIGSVTCCPGSPVGEGLTQEAAAELGLDTGTAVGASLIDAHAGGLGVIGADVRGFSLPCEDQPITSRMAMICGTSSCHMAISQGPLFVPGVWGPYMSGMVPELWLNEGGQSATGRLIDHVVKGHVAYPQLQEQAVKGSAIYSNVVGLPLSQTLDDLALLYLATVQALALGTQHILEAMTQAGHDITTLFLCGGLSKNPLYVQIHANATGLPLVLPAQTEAVLVGAAVLGACASHDYSSILEAMEKMAKVGKVVQPDHELWSFYRKKYSVFLRLHVHQREYMALMND
- the fggy gene encoding FGGY carbohydrate kinase domain-containing protein isoform X3, yielding MAGSDPVEWYYVGVDVGTASVRAALVTREGQVKTTAEEMVTIWKPHSDHYVQSSTDIWAKCCSTVRKVTQGVQRNQVRGVGFDATCSLVVLDQNFKPVAVNQDGEAERNVVMWMDHRAAEQAARITSTGHRVLSRVGGVMSPEMQPPKLLWLKENLRATCWRDAAHFLDLPDFLSWKATASLARSLCTVVCKWTYCPTEKWDTSFWTAIGLEDLLENNNFKIGSVTCCPGSPVGEGLTQEAAAELGLDTGTAVGASLIDAHAGGLGVIGADVRGFSLPCEDQPITSRMAMICGTSSCHMAISQGPLFVPGVWGPYMSGMVPELWLNEGGQSATGRLIDHVVKGHVAYPQLQEQAVKGSAIYSNLGTQHILEAMTQAGHDITTLFLCGGLSKNPLYVQIHANATGLPLVLPAQTEAVLVGAAVLGACASHDYSSILEAMEKMAKVGKVVQPDHELWSFYRKKYSVFLRLHVHQREYMALMND
- the fggy gene encoding FGGY carbohydrate kinase domain-containing protein isoform X1 codes for the protein MAGSDPVEWYYVGVDVGTASVRAALVTREGQVKTTAEEMVTIWKPHSDHYVQSSTDIWAKCCSTVRKVTQGVQRNQVRGVGFDATCSLVVLDQNFKPVAVNQDGEAERNVVMWMDHRAAEQAARITSTGHRVLSRVGGVMSPEMQPPKLLWLKENLRATCWRDAAHFLDLPDFLSWKATASLARSLCTVVCKWTYCPTEKWDTSFWTAIGLEDLLENNNFKIGSVTCCPGSPVGEGLTQEAAAELGLDTGTAVGASLIDAHAGGLGVIGADVRGFSLPCEDQPITSRMAMICGTSSCHMAISQGPLFVPGVWGPYMSGMVPELWLNEGGQSATGRLIDHVVKGHVAYPQLQEQAVKGGEHIYSYLNRHLSSMAKDLGAPLELLASSLHVWPDFHGNRSPLADPTLRGAVVGLPLSQTLDDLALLYLATVQALALGTQHILEAMTQAGHDITTLFLCGGLSKNPLYVQIHANATGLPLVLPAQTEAVLVGAAVLGACASHDYSSILEAMEKMAKVGKVVQPDHELWSFYRKKYSVFLRLHVHQREYMALMND